AATCCAGAGGGCAGTGATTTTGCCCGGGGCCGGCCCAGGCAATCAAAGGCCTTGAAACGAAGCGACGAAGCGATGGCGTTTCACGGGCGGCCGCCAATTTGCGCCATATCAACGCGCTCAAACACAGAGTGCCTACGCTGCAGTTGGAATCCTCGTTCGGCGGCCCTGTTCACCACCCGCCAAGACCCCACCGGAGAACGCAATGCAACAACCTGCCGATATGGCCTGCAACGTGGCGTGCGCCGTCATGCGCGATATGAGCCGCACCGCCAGCTTCATGCTCGAGACGCAAATCGACCTGTCTCATCTCCGGCTGAAAATGGCCGAGGCAGCGCTGGAAGATGTGCGTGAATTGGAACATGAACTGGGCGGCACGCATGACTGGACATCGCTGGCCTCCGCGCAAAGCATCTTCATGAAGATGCAATCGAGCCACAGTGCGACGGCCTTGAAGACTTGGGTCGAGTTCACGAACAAGCTGCAGGCCGCCTATCTGCGTCGGTTGACGGAGTGGACTCAGCAAATGCAGCAGCCGGAAGCGCAAACCTCTTCGTCACAGTTGTTCGCCGCATCGTCCGATTCGCTGAAGGCATTCTTTGACAGTTTCAGCCTCATGGCTCCGTCGGACTCCGAGGCAAAGAAGAACCGACCGGCGCGCCACACGCCGGCAAGCGCTGAAAAGACCGCCTGATCGATACGCCAAGGAGCCCATCATGCGAGTTCAGGACGTTTATTCGCCCAATGCAGTCCATATCCCGCTCTCCTGCACGCTTCAGGAGGCGGCACAGCAGATGCGCCAGAAACATGTCGGTGCGCTGGTCGTGACGGAGAACACCCCGTCTGGCCCCCGCGCAATTGGCGTCGTCACGGATCGCGACATGGTGCTCGATGCGGTCGCCGTTGGCGTTAGCCCCTCACAGACCTGTGTGGCCGATGTGATGAGCCGGGGCATCCTCAACGTACCGCTCGACGCAAGCCTGAGCGATGCGTTGCAGGAAATGCTTTCGTCCGGCGTGCGACGTGTTGGCGTGACGTCCGACGGTGCGCTCGTTGGGGTGCTGTCCCTGGACGACGTGCTCGGCGCCATGGCCACCGAGCTGGGGCTGATCGCCCGCCTTGTCCATAACGAGCGTGAACGCGAGACGACCGGTAGCGTCCAGCCGCCGCTGAGCGTGTAACCCGGCCACCGGCTGCCATCCCATTTCAGGAGTTCTCTCCATGAATTCCGAACCGCTTTCTCTCAGCATGGACATCGTAGCGGACGACGCAGTGCTGGAAGGCGCCCTGGACTGCCCCGGCAATGCAACCGGCCTGGTGATCTTTGCGCATGGCAGCGGGAGTTCGCGGTTCAGCCCGCGCAACCGGTATGTTGCCGATCAGCTCCATGCCGCCGGCCTGGGCACGCTGCTGTTCGATCTGTTGAGTGCCGAAGAGGCGTCACATGCATCATGCCGTTTCGACATCGCTCTCCTGGCGCGTCGTCTGCAGAGAGCCACACACGCTGTAGGCAGCGTCGCCCGCGAACGCAGTTTGCGACTCGGTTATTTCGGCGCCAGCACGGGCGCCGCAGCCGCGATCCTGGCAGCGTCCGAGCTGGACGACGCCTGCACGATCGAAGCGGTGGTCAGCCGCGGCGGTCGCCCGGATCTTGCCGGCCAACGTGCGCTGGCCAGACTGGCCTGCCCGACCCTACTGATCGTCGGCGCCGCCGATTTGGACGTTCTCGATCTCAACCGGCAGGCTCTGAGCCAGATGCATTGTGAGAAAGCGCTGGAGACGGTGCCACGCGCAACGCACCTTTTTGAAGAGGCCGGCGCGCTCGAACAGGTGGCCGAGCTCGCACGGGCATGGTTTGTCCGCCACCTGAGTGCAGCCGCCCAATCCCACCAACACGCGAGGTGACCCCGTGCGATTCAAAGATCGATTGGATGCTGCGCGCATGCTGGTGCAGGCGCTGGAAAAGTACAGGGGCACGCACCCGCTGGTGCTGGCCATTCCAAGGGGCGCGGTTCCGATGGGCGCACTCATCGCATCCGCGCTCGGCGGTCAGCTTGATGTGGTGCTGGTGCGCAAGCTCGGCGCGCCGTTCAATCCCGAACTGGCAGTCGGCTCTGTGGAAGAAGGCGGCTGGTCCTACATCGCGCCCTATGCAGGGCGCATTGGCGCGGATACGACCTACCTCGAACAGGAGAGCGCCGAGCAGATGGAGGTCATCCGACGGCGCCGGGCGCTGTATACCCCGAACCGCGGCCCGTACGACGCCGAGGGGCGTGTTGTGATCGTGGTCGACGATGGACTGGCAACCGGGGCATCAATGAAGGCAGCACTTCACGCCATACGGGAGCGCCATCCGCAACGCCTCGTCTGCGCGGTTCCTGTGGCGGCGCCGGACAGCCTGGAAGACATTCGCCCCCTGGCCGATGAGATCGTCTGCCTCTATGCGCCGCAGGGTTTCCGCGCGGTCGGCATGTATTACGCCGACTTTCCTCAGGTCGAGGACGCTGAGGTGCGTGCCGCGCTTGGGGCTGCTTCGCAAACCGAACGCCGAGCTGGCTGACACGGGTGCGTCCCCTGTCGCCACCCAGCCGTGCCGGGGTTCAGTCCAGACCGTATCTGCGCACATACCAGGCTTTCATCACGTAGGCGGACAACCCATAGGCCAGGACGATCGCAGCCAGGCAGGGCCAGTAGGCTGCAGGCAGCGGCACGAAGCCGAACAATGCCCCGACCGATGTCAACGGCATGGCGACACCCACGCAGGCAATGGTGATGCTGGTCAACACCAGCGAGGTACTTGCCCGGCTTTGCACGAAGGGCACCTTGCCCGTGCGGATGATATGGATGATGAGTGTCTGTGTGAGCAACGATTCAACAAACCACCCGGACTGGAAGAGCGCCGGATCAGCCCACGCGTGAAACACACCCAGCAGCAGCGCATAGGTCGCGAAGTCAAACAGCGAACTGACGGGCCCCAAGTACAGCATGAACTTCAGAATGCTGCCGATCTCCCACCGTCGTGGCTTGACGAGGTAGTCGTCGTCCACGTTGTCGGTCGGGATGGCGGTTTGCGAGAAGTCGTAGAGCAGGTTGTTGAGCAGCACCTGCACCGGCGCCATCGGCAGAAAGGGCAGAAACAGGCTGGCGCCCAGCACGCTGAACATGTTTCCGAAGTTGGAACTGGCGCCCATCTTGATGTACTTGACGATGTTGCCAAACACCTTGCGCCCTTCCGTCACGCCCTCCCCCAGCACGGCCAGGCTTTTCTCCAGCAGGATGATGTCGGCGGACTCCTTGGCAATATCGACCGCGCTATCCACGGAGATGCCGACATCGGCGGCCTTGAGCGCCGGCCCATCGTTGATGCCGTCGCCCATGAAGCCCACGACATGACCCCTGCGGTGCAGTGCATCGACAATGGCCGCCTTCTGCGCGGGCGAAACCTTGGCGAAGATCGATGCGCGTTCGGCGATGTCGGCCATCTGGTCGGGTGACATGGCGGCCAGCTCGGTGCCAAGCACCACCGGATCCACGGCCAGCCCGACCTCGCGACAGATCTTGCGCGCAACAATGGCGTTGTCCCCCGTCAGGATCTTGACTGCCACGCCGCTGGCCTTCAAGGCGGCCAAGGCTGGCGCGGCCGTATCACGTGGTGGGTCAAGAAAGGCGATATAGCCCAGCAATGTCAACCCCGCCTCGTCCGCCACGGCGTACCGGCTTTGCCCGGGCGGCATCTCCTTGTACGCAACAGCGACGACACGGAAACCGTCAGCGTTCAGGTTCTCCGCCAGTTGCCGCGTAGCTTCGAGATGGCTTGCCTCCAGCGGGCCAGCCTCGTCACCGCTCACATAACGCGCGCTGACGGCCAGCACTTCTTCGACCGCCCCCTTGCAGATCAGCACGTGTGTGCCGTCGTCCTGCGCCAGCACCACCGACATGCGCCGGCGCTCGAAGTCAAACGGCAGTTCATCGATTTTCTGAAAACGCGCATGCACATCCAGGCGCAGCTCCAGCTCCACGTGCTTGAGCACGGCCACGTCCAGCAGGTTCTTCAGGCCCGACTGGTAGAAGCTGTTCAGAAACGCATATTCCAGCACCTGGTCGGATTCCTCGCCACGCAAATCCAGGTGATGCTTGAGGATGATGCGGTCTTGCGTGAGCGTGCCGGTCTTGTCGGTGCACAGCACATCCATCGCACCGAAATTCTGGATGGCGTTGAGCCGCTTGACGATGACCTTCTTGCGCGACATGGCGATGGCGCCCTTGGCCAGATTGACCGTGACGATCATCGGCAGCATCTCGGGCGTCAGGCCGACGGCCACGGCCACCGCAAACAACAGCGCCTCGAACCAGTTGCCCTTGGTCAGTCCATTGATGAGAAACACCATGGGTGCCATCACCAGGATCAGCGTCAGCATCAACCAGGTAAACCGGGTAATGCCCCGGTCAAAGCTGGTCTGCACGCGTTGCGCGGCAATCAGGTTGGCCACATGACCAAAGGCGGTCCGGTGGCCGGTAGTCAGGACCACGCCCGTCGCGTAGCCGCTCACCACGGCGCTGCCCATGAAGCACAGGTTGGGCCGTTCGAAATCCGCCGCCGGCTGGCTTTCGGAAGGCTCCGCATGCTTTTCCTGTGGCATGGCCTCGCCAGTCAGGGCCGACTGGTTGACAAACACATCCTTCGCGCCGAGCAGCCGCAGGTCCGCCGGCACCATGTCACCGGCACAAAGCTGGACGATATCGCCCGGCACCAATTGCTCGATCGGGATTTCCTGGCTCGCTTCGGCGCCGTCGGATGCGACGCGTTTGACCGTCGCCGTTGTATGCACCATGCGACGCAACGCCTCCGCCGCCCGGTTCGAACGATGCTCCTGCAGAAAGCCCAGCACGACGCTCAGCACCACCATGACCGCAATCAGCACGGCTGCCCGTACATCGCCCAGCACCGCCGAGACGGTCGCCAGCGAGATGAGCAGCAGATTCAACGGATTGACCGACCGGCGCGCCAACTCGACCAGCACACCCTCGTGATGGCCGTTGGCCACGCGGTTGAGCCCATATTCGCGCAGGCGCTGCGCAGCGCCCTCCTGCGTCAGGCCGTGCATCTGGGTACCGAGGCGCTCCAGCACGTCTTGCGAGGCAAGCGCCGACCACATCGAGAGATCGTCGGCTGGTGCATGAGCAGACAACACATTGGGCAGCGCTTGCCAGCGTGGCTTCCCGCGCATTGCTAGTCTCCTTGTGCGCAGGCATGCGCCTGGCGAGCTGCGACCCTCGCATCCGACACCCAACCCCCGGCAGCGTGTGCGGGCATGCTGATCCTGACAGCGGCAGACAAAGACGGCGCGGGCGCGGTGTGCATGGGAAATTGCGGGTAAAGCACATGGACGTGCAAACCATTAGAGCGCAGGACGCGCGTCGGGGCTTGATGCAACTCAACGGTCGTCGTCAGTCGGGTGCTTGCTGTACATGTCCCGCCACTGGGTTTCAATGCT
Above is a genomic segment from Ralstonia pickettii containing:
- a CDS encoding CBS domain-containing protein, whose product is MRVQDVYSPNAVHIPLSCTLQEAAQQMRQKHVGALVVTENTPSGPRAIGVVTDRDMVLDAVAVGVSPSQTCVADVMSRGILNVPLDASLSDALQEMLSSGVRRVGVTSDGALVGVLSLDDVLGAMATELGLIARLVHNERERETTGSVQPPLSV
- a CDS encoding dienelactone hydrolase family protein, yielding MNSEPLSLSMDIVADDAVLEGALDCPGNATGLVIFAHGSGSSRFSPRNRYVADQLHAAGLGTLLFDLLSAEEASHASCRFDIALLARRLQRATHAVGSVARERSLRLGYFGASTGAAAAILAASELDDACTIEAVVSRGGRPDLAGQRALARLACPTLLIVGAADLDVLDLNRQALSQMHCEKALETVPRATHLFEEAGALEQVAELARAWFVRHLSAAAQSHQHAR
- a CDS encoding phosphoribosyltransferase, with amino-acid sequence MRFKDRLDAARMLVQALEKYRGTHPLVLAIPRGAVPMGALIASALGGQLDVVLVRKLGAPFNPELAVGSVEEGGWSYIAPYAGRIGADTTYLEQESAEQMEVIRRRRALYTPNRGPYDAEGRVVIVVDDGLATGASMKAALHAIRERHPQRLVCAVPVAAPDSLEDIRPLADEIVCLYAPQGFRAVGMYYADFPQVEDAEVRAALGAASQTERRAG
- the mgtA gene encoding magnesium-translocating P-type ATPase, with translation MRGKPRWQALPNVLSAHAPADDLSMWSALASQDVLERLGTQMHGLTQEGAAQRLREYGLNRVANGHHEGVLVELARRSVNPLNLLLISLATVSAVLGDVRAAVLIAVMVVLSVVLGFLQEHRSNRAAEALRRMVHTTATVKRVASDGAEASQEIPIEQLVPGDIVQLCAGDMVPADLRLLGAKDVFVNQSALTGEAMPQEKHAEPSESQPAADFERPNLCFMGSAVVSGYATGVVLTTGHRTAFGHVANLIAAQRVQTSFDRGITRFTWLMLTLILVMAPMVFLINGLTKGNWFEALLFAVAVAVGLTPEMLPMIVTVNLAKGAIAMSRKKVIVKRLNAIQNFGAMDVLCTDKTGTLTQDRIILKHHLDLRGEESDQVLEYAFLNSFYQSGLKNLLDVAVLKHVELELRLDVHARFQKIDELPFDFERRRMSVVLAQDDGTHVLICKGAVEEVLAVSARYVSGDEAGPLEASHLEATRQLAENLNADGFRVVAVAYKEMPPGQSRYAVADEAGLTLLGYIAFLDPPRDTAAPALAALKASGVAVKILTGDNAIVARKICREVGLAVDPVVLGTELAAMSPDQMADIAERASIFAKVSPAQKAAIVDALHRRGHVVGFMGDGINDGPALKAADVGISVDSAVDIAKESADIILLEKSLAVLGEGVTEGRKVFGNIVKYIKMGASSNFGNMFSVLGASLFLPFLPMAPVQVLLNNLLYDFSQTAIPTDNVDDDYLVKPRRWEIGSILKFMLYLGPVSSLFDFATYALLLGVFHAWADPALFQSGWFVESLLTQTLIIHIIRTGKVPFVQSRASTSLVLTSITIACVGVAMPLTSVGALFGFVPLPAAYWPCLAAIVLAYGLSAYVMKAWYVRRYGLD